Proteins from one Hemiscyllium ocellatum isolate sHemOce1 chromosome 6, sHemOce1.pat.X.cur, whole genome shotgun sequence genomic window:
- the nipa2 gene encoding magnesium transporter NIPA2 isoform X2, giving the protein MGAGEAANFAAYAFAPATLVTPLGALSVLVSAVLSSYFLNERLNLHGKLGCFLSIVGSTVMVIHAPQEEEVETIQEMAIKLKDPGFVVFATFVITVSLILIFVVGPRHGQTNILVYITICSVIGALSVSCVKGLGIAIKELFAGKPVLTYSLSWILLLSLIACVSTQINYLNKALDIFNTSLVTPIYYVFFTTSVLTCSAILFKEWYHMENDDIIGTLSGFFTIIVGIFLLHAFKDINLTLATLPVFMRKEEKGFAANGSVHYERLDHSVENDSCAESSDIHSSDTVSSRRNGNMITM; this is encoded by the exons TGGGTGCTGGAGAAGCTGCTAACTTTGCTGCATATGCCTTTGCTCCAGCAACGTTAGTGACACCATTGGGAGCTCTTAGTGTTCTCGTAAG TGCTGTCTTGTCGTCATACTTTCTGAATGAGAGACTTAACCTCCATGGCAAGCTTGGTTGTTTTCTAAGTATTGTTGGTTCTACTGTTATGGTAATACATGCTCCACAAGAGGAAGAGGTGGAAACTATTCAGGAGATGGCCATTAAACTTAAAGATCCAG gTTTTGTGGTGTTTGCAACTTTTGTCATCACTGTTTCCCTGATTCTTATTTTTGTTGTTGGACCTCGTCATGGGCAGACTAATATCCTGGTTTACATAACCATCTGTTCAGTAATCGGcgcactctctgtttcctgtgtGAAGGGCCTCGGTATTGCTATTAAGGAACTGTTTGCTGGGAAACCTGTACTTACCTACTCATTGTCATGGATCCTTTTGCTGAGCCTTATAGCTTGTGTAAGCACTCAAATTAACTACTTGAACAAGGCATTGGATATTTTCAACACTTCCTTGGTGACTCCCATTTATTATGTATTCTTCACTACATCTGTTTTGACATGTTCTGCTATTCTTTTTAAAGAGTGGTATCATATGGAAAATGATGACATCATTGGCACACTGAGTGGCTTCTTCACCATTATAGTTGGCATCTTTTTGTTGCATGCCTTTAAAGATATCAACTTAACATTGGCAACTTTGCCAGTGTTCATGAGAAAGGAGGAGAAGGGATTCGCAGCGAATGGGAGTGTACATTATGAGCGATTAGACCACAGTGTGGAAAATGATAGCTGTGCTGAGAGTTCGGACATACACTCCTCAGATACAGTTTCCTCCAGAAGAAATGGAAATATGATCACCATGTGA